The Miscanthus floridulus cultivar M001 chromosome 17, ASM1932011v1, whole genome shotgun sequence genome has a window encoding:
- the LOC136517320 gene encoding acyl carrier protein 2, mitochondrial-like: protein MAMAAARRALLAHLRVPAVHPAAAAGTIPTARRLLSSTTEETKGSFLDKGEVADRVLSVVKNFQKVEPSKVTPTAHFQKDLGLDSLDTVEVVMAFEEEFSFEIPDSEAEKIDSIKTAVDFIASHPQAK, encoded by the exons atggcgatggcggcggcgaggagaGCGCTCCTGGCCCACCTCCGCGTGCCGGCGGTCCACCCTGCGGCGGCGGCAGGGACCATCCCCACGGCACGGAGGCTCCTGTCGTCGACGACGGAGGAGACGAAGGGGTCGTTCCTCGACAAGGGCGAGGTCGCCGACCGCGTCCTCTCCGTCGTCAAGAACTTCCAGAAGGTTGAACCCTCAAAG GTGACACCTACTGCCCATTTCCAGAAGGACCTTGGACTCGATAGCTTGGACACTGTTGAGGTCGTGATGGCGTTTGAGGAAGAATTTTCCTTCGAGATCCCTGACAGTGAAGCAGAGAAGATTGACTCCATCAAGACAGCAGTTGACTTCATCGCTTCGCACCCTCAAGCAAAATAA